The Pagrus major chromosome 17, Pma_NU_1.0 genome includes a region encoding these proteins:
- the LOC141011429 gene encoding polyadenylate-binding protein 1A isoform X2: MNPSAPSYPMASLYVGDLHPDVTEAMLYEKFSPAGPILSIRVCRDMITRRSLGYAYVNFQQPADAERALDTMNFDVIKGRPLRIMWSQRDPSLRKSGVGNIFIKNLDKSIDNKALYDTFSAFGNILSCKVVCDENGSKGYGFVHFETHEAAERAIEKMNGMLLNDRKVFVGRFKSRKEREAELGARAREFTNVYIKNFGEDMDDEKLKELFGPALSIRVMTDESGKSKGFGFVSFERHEDAQKAVDDMNGKEMNGRQVYVGRAQKKGERQNELKRKFEQMKQDRMTRYQGVNLYVKNLDDGLDDERLRKEFSPFGTITSAKVMMEGGRSKGFGFVCFSSPEEATKAVTEMNGRIVATKPLYVALAQRKEERQAHLTNQYMQRMATVRAVPNPVLNPYQPAPPSGYFMAAIPQAQNRAAYYSANQLAQLRPSPRWATQGVRPQHFQNMPNAMRPSAPRPQTFNTIRPTATANTQVPRMMASQRMPTQALGQRPAGASATAAPVRTMPQYKYAAGVRNPQQHMASQPQVTMQQPAVHVQGQEPLTASMLAAAPPQEQKQMLGERLFPLIQNMHPSLAGKITGMLLEIDNSELLHMLESPESLRSKVDEAVAVLQAHQAKEAAQKSTTPAGVPSV, from the exons ATGAATCCCAGCGCGCCTAGCTACCCAATGGCTTCCCTCTATGTGGGAGACCTGCATCCAGACGTTACCGAGGCCATGCTCTACGAGAAATTCAGCCCGGCCGGGCCCATCCTGTCCATCAGAGTATGTAGGGACATGATCACCCGCCGGTCCCTTGGCTATGCCTATGTCAATTTCCAGCAACCTGCTGACG CCGAGAGAGCCCTGGACACCATGAACTTCGATGTGATCAAAGGCAGGCCTCTCCGCATCATGTGGTCTCAGCGGGACCCCTCCCTGAGGAAGAGTGGAGTGGGCAACATCTTCATCAAGAACCTGGATAAGTCCATTGATAACAAGGCTCTCTATGACACCTTTTCTGCATTTGGAAACATCTTGTCCTGCAAG GTGGTTTGTGATGAAAATGGCTCAAAGGGTTACGGCTTTGTGCACTTTGAAACCCACGAGGCTGCTGAGCGGGccattgagaaaatgaatggcATGTTGCTCAATGACAGAAAAGT ATTTGTTGGACGATTCAAATCGCGCAAGGAGAGGGAGGCTGAGCTTGGAGCACGTGCCAGAGAATTTACCAATGTTTACATCAAGAACTTCGGGGAGGACATGGATGACGAGAAGCTGAAAGAGTTGTTTG GGCCGGCACTCAGTATCCGGGTCATGACTGACGAGAGTGGCAAATCCAAGGGATTTGGGTTTGTCAGCTTCGAGAGACATGAAGATGCACAGAAG GCAGTGGACGACATGAACGGTAAAGAAATGAATGGCAGGCAAGTCTATGTGGGTCGTGCACAGAAGAAAGGGGAGCGCCAGAATGAGCTCAAGCGTAAATTTGAGCAGATGAAACAGGATCGAATGACCAGATACCAG GGTGTCAATCTGTATGTGAAAAACCTGGACGATGGCCTGGATGACGAGCGTCTGCGTAAAGAATTCTCTCCATTTGGAACCATTACAAGTGCTAAG GTTATGATGGAGGGTGGCCGCAGCAAAGGCTTTGGCTTTGTGTGCTTCTCTTCACCAGAGGAGGCCACTAAGGCTGTAACAGAGATGAATGGGCGTATTGTTGCCACAAAACCACTATATGTGGCCCTGGCACAGCGCAAGGAGGAGCGTCAGGCCCACCTAACCAACCAGTACATGCAGAGGATGGCCACGGTCCGTGCAGTGCCCAACCCTGTCCTCAACCCATATCAACCTGCCCCACCCTCAGGCTATTTCATGGCGGCTATACCTCAG GCCCAAAATCGTGCTGCATACTACTCCGCCAACCAGCTGGCCCAGCTTCGCCCCAGCCCCCGTTGGGCCACTCAAGGAGTGCGTCCTCAGC ACTTCCAAAACATGCCCAATGCTATGCGCCCATCCGCTCCCAGGCCCCAGACCTTCAATACCATCCGTCCCACCGCCACCGCCAACACCCAGGTCCCACGGATGATGGCCTCACAGCGTATGC CGACCCAGGCCCTCGGCCAGCGCCCTGCCGGTGCTTCAGCCACTGCCGCCCCAGTGCGCACCATGCCCCAGTACAAATATGCTGCTGGTGTGCGCAACCCCCAGCAACACATGGCCTCCCAGCCACAGGTCACCATGCAGCAG CCTGCTGTCCATGTTCAAGGACAGGAACCCCTGACTGCTTCCATGCTGGCCGCTGCCCCCCCTCAGGAACAGAAGCAGATGCTGG GTGAGCGTCTGTTCCCCCTGATCCAGAACATGCACCCCAGCCTGGCAGGCAAGATCACTGGTATGCTGCTTGAGATCGACAACTCAGAGCTTCTCCACATGCTTGAGTCACCCGAGTCTCTGCGCTCAAAG gtGGATGAGGCTGTTGCTGTGCTTCAGGCCCACCAGGCGAAGGAGGCTGCTCAAAAGTCCACCACCCCCGCTGGAGTTCCCAGCGTCTGA
- the LOC141011429 gene encoding polyadenylate-binding protein 1A isoform X1 — translation MNPSAPSYPMASLYVGDLHPDVTEAMLYEKFSPAGPILSIRVCRDMITRRSLGYAYVNFQQPADAERALDTMNFDVIKGRPLRIMWSQRDPSLRKSGVGNIFIKNLDKSIDNKALYDTFSAFGNILSCKVVCDENGSKGYGFVHFETHEAAERAIEKMNGMLLNDRKVFVGRFKSRKEREAELGARAREFTNVYIKNFGEDMDDEKLKELFGKYGPALSIRVMTDESGKSKGFGFVSFERHEDAQKAVDDMNGKEMNGRQVYVGRAQKKGERQNELKRKFEQMKQDRMTRYQGVNLYVKNLDDGLDDERLRKEFSPFGTITSAKVMMEGGRSKGFGFVCFSSPEEATKAVTEMNGRIVATKPLYVALAQRKEERQAHLTNQYMQRMATVRAVPNPVLNPYQPAPPSGYFMAAIPQAQNRAAYYSANQLAQLRPSPRWATQGVRPQHFQNMPNAMRPSAPRPQTFNTIRPTATANTQVPRMMASQRMPTQALGQRPAGASATAAPVRTMPQYKYAAGVRNPQQHMASQPQVTMQQPAVHVQGQEPLTASMLAAAPPQEQKQMLGERLFPLIQNMHPSLAGKITGMLLEIDNSELLHMLESPESLRSKVDEAVAVLQAHQAKEAAQKSTTPAGVPSV, via the exons ATGAATCCCAGCGCGCCTAGCTACCCAATGGCTTCCCTCTATGTGGGAGACCTGCATCCAGACGTTACCGAGGCCATGCTCTACGAGAAATTCAGCCCGGCCGGGCCCATCCTGTCCATCAGAGTATGTAGGGACATGATCACCCGCCGGTCCCTTGGCTATGCCTATGTCAATTTCCAGCAACCTGCTGACG CCGAGAGAGCCCTGGACACCATGAACTTCGATGTGATCAAAGGCAGGCCTCTCCGCATCATGTGGTCTCAGCGGGACCCCTCCCTGAGGAAGAGTGGAGTGGGCAACATCTTCATCAAGAACCTGGATAAGTCCATTGATAACAAGGCTCTCTATGACACCTTTTCTGCATTTGGAAACATCTTGTCCTGCAAG GTGGTTTGTGATGAAAATGGCTCAAAGGGTTACGGCTTTGTGCACTTTGAAACCCACGAGGCTGCTGAGCGGGccattgagaaaatgaatggcATGTTGCTCAATGACAGAAAAGT ATTTGTTGGACGATTCAAATCGCGCAAGGAGAGGGAGGCTGAGCTTGGAGCACGTGCCAGAGAATTTACCAATGTTTACATCAAGAACTTCGGGGAGGACATGGATGACGAGAAGCTGAAAGAGTTGTTTGGTAAATATG GGCCGGCACTCAGTATCCGGGTCATGACTGACGAGAGTGGCAAATCCAAGGGATTTGGGTTTGTCAGCTTCGAGAGACATGAAGATGCACAGAAG GCAGTGGACGACATGAACGGTAAAGAAATGAATGGCAGGCAAGTCTATGTGGGTCGTGCACAGAAGAAAGGGGAGCGCCAGAATGAGCTCAAGCGTAAATTTGAGCAGATGAAACAGGATCGAATGACCAGATACCAG GGTGTCAATCTGTATGTGAAAAACCTGGACGATGGCCTGGATGACGAGCGTCTGCGTAAAGAATTCTCTCCATTTGGAACCATTACAAGTGCTAAG GTTATGATGGAGGGTGGCCGCAGCAAAGGCTTTGGCTTTGTGTGCTTCTCTTCACCAGAGGAGGCCACTAAGGCTGTAACAGAGATGAATGGGCGTATTGTTGCCACAAAACCACTATATGTGGCCCTGGCACAGCGCAAGGAGGAGCGTCAGGCCCACCTAACCAACCAGTACATGCAGAGGATGGCCACGGTCCGTGCAGTGCCCAACCCTGTCCTCAACCCATATCAACCTGCCCCACCCTCAGGCTATTTCATGGCGGCTATACCTCAG GCCCAAAATCGTGCTGCATACTACTCCGCCAACCAGCTGGCCCAGCTTCGCCCCAGCCCCCGTTGGGCCACTCAAGGAGTGCGTCCTCAGC ACTTCCAAAACATGCCCAATGCTATGCGCCCATCCGCTCCCAGGCCCCAGACCTTCAATACCATCCGTCCCACCGCCACCGCCAACACCCAGGTCCCACGGATGATGGCCTCACAGCGTATGC CGACCCAGGCCCTCGGCCAGCGCCCTGCCGGTGCTTCAGCCACTGCCGCCCCAGTGCGCACCATGCCCCAGTACAAATATGCTGCTGGTGTGCGCAACCCCCAGCAACACATGGCCTCCCAGCCACAGGTCACCATGCAGCAG CCTGCTGTCCATGTTCAAGGACAGGAACCCCTGACTGCTTCCATGCTGGCCGCTGCCCCCCCTCAGGAACAGAAGCAGATGCTGG GTGAGCGTCTGTTCCCCCTGATCCAGAACATGCACCCCAGCCTGGCAGGCAAGATCACTGGTATGCTGCTTGAGATCGACAACTCAGAGCTTCTCCACATGCTTGAGTCACCCGAGTCTCTGCGCTCAAAG gtGGATGAGGCTGTTGCTGTGCTTCAGGCCCACCAGGCGAAGGAGGCTGCTCAAAAGTCCACCACCCCCGCTGGAGTTCCCAGCGTCTGA